The window aataaaatacaaacttccTCAAAGTGCCTAATTTACTCCAGGGGAGCTGCTCATGCTTTTTTATGGGCCCTAAATTGCAAATAAATGCACAATAATAAAAGCAACAATAATATTGCAAGAATATGCCAGGATAACAACAGGAaaacaaatttgtgcacagaatGATTCCCAACCATAGAATAACCTTTGCTAATTCCTAATATCCTATATTAACTATTTCATCTAGGCATTGGAATATTTCTCAAAATTACTTTTGACTTATTCACTGATGATTACAGATGTACTCTCCTTTAATGTACTCTCCTTTGATTTCATTGCAACTCTCCATGTCTTGGCAGTGATAGGGTCTTATTGATTCCTTTCATGAAATATCTTGCAGCTTTCAATTCCTCTTTACTTTCAGTTTTGATATACAGAATCTCCCTGCCAGACTACTCTGACATGTGCATTTCCAATTTCATATAAATAGGTTAAAGTATTTTAATggcttcttatttttattcatttaattaaaattactatCCACCTATTACATTTAAGGAGTGCCTAGAAAAATGGTTTTTAGTTTCTGGAGACATTGTGGGGAACAAGAGTTGACATCCTGGTAGAAGGAGACAAATAATTAACTGGTAAAGTGATATAGGAGGTATTCTCACATAACTAAAAACTAGGAAGAAAATGCAATTGGGTAATAGAACATGATAGAGGTGGTATTTAGATAAGATGGTCAGTGAGGTTTCCCATGTGGACTTGGTATTTAAGGTGAGTCTTGAATAATGAGGAGAAAACTATGAAGAGATGAGTGAAAAATACTTAAGGCAGAGGGCATACCAAGAGCTAGGTTCCTAAAGCCTATTAATACCCcatagtttctagaaaattaggAACATAAAGAAGACATAGTTGGAGCTTGGTGAGACAGCAAGCTTCTTGGAAAAGATAGTAGGCAGAGTAGGTTATGCAGGATCTGTAGGTCATGGCAAGaagtctaaattttattttaagttcaGAGGGAAGTTATTGAAATGTTTGAACCTGTGTTGTGTGGAGAATATAATGTAAGGGTCCAAGACTGGAAATAGGGAGAAATGGTTTCAACTTGAATTGCACAGGCAGGAAAGGAGAATGGATTGGGTGAGAGAGAAGCTAGGTCCACCAAGCATTACAGCCCACTTTCATTGTTTGCTTCTTCTTATTGAAATTCCATTTTACATTATTTGTTGCTTCATACTAGTGAATATAATGCCCCAGATATACAGTTTCTTTATAGTAAGCACCATACCTTAAGTTATTTAGAAACCAGTACACCAACTAgccatatttaagaaataaatccttgctgaataataatgaaaattactGAATATGAATTTCTGTTCTCCCATATGTTATATACCACTTAGCTTTTGACATAATTCTCTTTGAATTGCTATTTGTCTTTCAGGcttcagctcaaatgtcacttcttaGGTCTAACCACTCAAGTATAAGTTCCCACTACCCATTACCACTGGTCACTCTCTATCATATTTCAGTAACATGTCATTCTTCATAGCATTTATCCCTAATTTTGCTATCTTATTTACCTGTTTActtgcttattttctatttttctcattagAGGATCAAGTCATGAGAGCATAACTTGTCTACCTTGTTTACTCTTAGATCCCAGATCTCAAAACAGTGACTGCCCTAGAGCATCATATTCTGTGTTAGGTACTATCCTAGAGcctaaaaatcctatataataaaagcctaatatgctaagtgttcagttgtccggtcgtccattcaaccaatcaaagcataatatgctaatgatatgctaaggctgtccaatcgctcactatgacgtgcactgaccaccaggggcagacagttgactggtcgaccagtcattatgatatGTACTAACCTCTAGGGGGTAGATGCTGCAACTGGTAGGTTAttttgctgttggggtccagccgattgggactgagcgagaaggccagacatgccctggagccctcctgtggtccctccccagctggctaacctcccatgtccctccccagccccaatcgtgcactgttggggtccctctctcaatcctggaccctttggggaatgtcggagagctagtttcggcccaatcctgcagaACAGgtcaagggatcccactggtgcactgggcctctagtaaagaaataaaacaagaaaattcaTTGTCCCATGAAGTTTATATTCTAGTGGTAGAGACTGACAATAAATAAGATTAGAAAGTAAAATATACAGTCTATTAGTAGtaagtgttaaaaaaaatcaaatcaggCAAGGAAGATACAatctgtggggagtggggaggtacCACATCTTGGGATGAGCAAGGAAGTCCTCaatgagaaggtgacatttgagtcaAAACCTGGAGAAAATGAGAAAGTGTGTCTGACAGGTAGCTGGGATGAGCTTTCCAAGCAGAGAAAACAGTCAATCAGAACATCCTGAAGCAGAAGCAAGGTGGGAAAGAGATGGGAGATGTAGTCAGAGAGGCAAAGTGAGGGTAGAGGATTAGAACAGGTCGTCTAGGGTCTTTGGGGCCAGCAGAAAGATTTTGGCTTTTACTCTTAGTGAAATGGGAAATGACTGAGAGATTTTGCAGAGAAGAGTCGTAAGATGACTTCTACTTTAACAGAATCATTCTGGCTGCTCTTTGACAAAAAGAGAACAAGAGTTCTATTCCAAGGCTACTGCAATGACCCCGGTGAGAGATGATGATAGTGCCCAATGGAAGAGGAGTAGTGAAATGGGGAGAATGAATAACTTCTGGTCTTCATTAAACTAATGAGTAGTAAAATGTTTTCCACTTAATAGTGATGGTTTACATTTTACTTAAACATATAATGTTCATAAATGGAATAAAAGATATGTacaaagatttttattaattAGACAGTCTTTAAAAATGTCCATAAGTATATGTTTCTACTTTTGTTAATAAAAGTCATAGACTATTTATTTACAGACAGTTATATTTACTTTTACAGAATGACCAAATAGATTATCCATCTGGTTTATTTGCTCTTAAAACATATATTTCCCTTTGAAACTAATTCTAGATGTCAGCATTTATAGAAAATTCAAGAAGAATATCTTTATTTGGAGGGGAAAACAAATTTTACAAAAGCttgagggccctggccaggtggctcagttagttccAGTGTCATCctgatgtgccaaggttgtgggtttgatccctggttggggcacatacaagagtccacaaatgaatgcataaataagtggaacaacaaattgatgtttctctctctggcccttcttcctgtttctctctaaaaatctataataataaaatggtaatatgctaattagaccagatatccttctggatatcattccggatgtccttctggatgaagccggggcctgAATGAAGCCTGGgccccagatgccagagggaagccagtgctggcagccaggggaaggaagacttactcttgcacaaatttcatgcatcggtaaataaataaataaataaataaattaatagcaCTGGCTGTtatggatcagtggttagagcatcagcccaggcACCAAAGGATATCagatttgattcctagtcaagggcatgtacctgggttgcaggttagatccctggcccccattggggcacatGCCGGAGACAACCAaatatctgtctctctcacattgatctttctctctctcccccctccctccctccctttcactctctctaaaaatcaatggaaaaattatccttggatgaggattaacaaaaataaataaattaattaagtaattaattaaaaattcaataaataattttttaaaaaatttgagatCTGCCACTATTCTGTATGCTTTGAACATAACAGAGATGttaattatatcatttaaaattctaaattaatagttttaggaaaatgaaaatcattttctttcctgTAGAACagatttgtttatttgggtttttATAAActaactagtagcccagtgcacaaaatttgtgcacttggtgggggggtccctcagttattaaacattttacggcacaacactgaccacattggtggtggtggtggtcttgtcagaatgtgtcatattatgcagatgaaaatctatttaaacagatttgatgtagatattttctaagatggaagaattgtccctgtcaactattttagctgattcatatcttcactaattgtcatcattgcaaagttttcagtccccatatggattgctggatataaaaggtcatgcgctgtccctgtcctttgtagcctttgttacctaaggactctagttttccatttatatgtttaagtaccaaccttactggcttaaaaatgtaagcttttaacactgctctctctgttctgtatccttccgatgaaaagtggagttgggttgcagcacaggagagaaattcagaaggggaatattgaagtaatgactacagtaggagaagagggaacctgtttccctggccacaggggctggcgccctggaccacagggctggcagcttctctgggtggctgcagcctgggacctctggctggtagcttgtctgtctcctgggctgcagccagccccaggtgctggcacctggaccaaaggtgggcggtttcttcttctaaattctttttcttctgtgcttacagggagggcagtcagttatgtgtcatCCAAAAATAGGCATCACCAATCGCAGAAGCTGGGCGTGGGGCAGGGAAGCTGTGGCCGGGGACGCTGGCAGGGCTGCTTCCCTGCCCACGCACCTGGCTTCTGTGATCGCCCCTGCACCTGGGTTCTGAGGTCACCAATTGCAGAAGCTGGGTGCAGGGCAGGGAAGCCGCGGCCGCTGGCGGcggcctcttccctgcccctgcaCCAGGCTTCTCGGTCACCTgctggtggcagggcaaaggtggcctccATGGCCGACCTTTGCCCTGCTCTCTGGCTCTTGCCTgcacctgggtttctgatcactgtcttccatccttcccctttctcctcccatcattgcgagtatgcaaattaaccgccatctttcttggcagttaatttcatatcaccctgattagccaatgggaagtgtagcaaagttaccattaattaccatgtttgtctattattagataggatttttattagtgttttcatttgataCTTCCTAATTACCTCTTTTGGATGAGTGTTAATATATTTTCACAGTGCTATCTGGTTGGATGTCAACTTTAGAGACAGATAGTTGAGTTCTACTCTGTGTTtatcaataaaactgtttttgaTTGATTCTGCAAATAAAATGTGTGTTCTTGAACTATGGTCAAAAAATATTCAGAGCATGTGAATTTTTTTATATCAATTAATTAGTTTGTTAAAATTTCCTTTCTGTGCCTCTTTGAGTTGGTTTACACtcaaatttttttcaaaacagaaaaatctgTGATCAtctgcagttaaaaaaaaatctaaacaaaagATCTCCAAGTTCCAAATAATGTAAAAGATAATATATGTGACAGTTTACAACTTCTTTTTCCCCAGTGGGAATATCCTGCATGGTTTATTGCAAGTCATCAAAAGCAGAGCTATCAAAAATTGCAATATGGTGTCTCAGTAGTTCTTACAAAAATTAGCTCAAGCTAATAGGTTGCAAAAAactcaaacaacaaaaaaaaagaaaatgcacctaatattttgaaaatatgttgcTGTGCACAAATCAGTCATATTCTCTAGATTCAGTGCTTATTTCTGATTTAGGCAGCTTTAGAAATACTTCAGGATATTGGACACATTGTAGCACATTTTGCCATCACCCAAAATTCACTGGCTTTTGATACTGGTATACCAATCACTTTCTCTGGTGCACAGAGACAATCTTGTTTACATTTCTAACATCTTTGGTTACATTCTGGCAGTAAGGGCACTATGATGACTAGAACAGAGAAAGATGTCATGGGCTTGCCACCACATGGAAGAGATTGAACTGCAATCTTCAGCACCATTCATACACAAGCGGTGAACAACAAAGGCCATTGAATTACAACCTGCCGAGCCCAGATTACATACCTCAAAAGCAAATGTTAACTCAGTGAAAActcttctaaaatttaaaatcaaactCAAAATGTCCCAATATTTCCTTTAGAACTCAGACACTGTGTGTGAGAATGTTTTTCACAATGATTTTAGAGTGATTCGGTGATTAACCCTCTATTTATTCAGTTATGTGCAATCCCTAAATTGTTTGGCACAATTTTTCTCACAGTTGTTTTTCACACCCACAATACTGCCACATATGTTCTGGCCCTGGATATGGAAGCACTGTATGTTTCCTTTTATCTTCAGCATGTACAGTACTATTCATGTTAGAATTTAGAATTTGTTCTGCAATATGAGATTCAAAGATCATAGCACTGGACAATTATAAGCATACTAGTTGGCCCTCATGAAGTCTTATTTCTAATCATTCCAAACTAACTCTGCTTTattgacatacacacacacaaatacatacacacacatacatgtaccacataaataaattattaacttcaaaacaaaggcaacatcaaagtgagaaagattctttttttttgaatgtttataaaacctttatttgtcattctgcttattttttttattaactaagatgtctatttatttttgtgtatgtgattaatcactatgctttcattatgttcaattggtaacaacatgaggaactgtattaaagggtcgcagcattaggaaagttaagaccactggtctaaggtttatttcgaCCTCAACTGCTGGCCcctacccagcctggccctgttccgggcttgggcaggaggcaaccaactgatgtgtttctctcccatcgattctttctgtctttccctctctcccccactctctctaaacatcaaatatcctcgggtgaggattaaaaaaacaaaccaaggtGGGTAACTTGGTCAGAAGGTCAGATCTTCAAAGTGCATGCCAGCCCGTCCTCCCAAGGGGTCAGGACTGAATGCTGGAGAGCATTTCCAGGAAGGCCTGGGGGGATGGCGCCTCCGCATTccggaaggtgttctggactctgccgaacAGGCTGAAGGCTCTCTCCTGCAGACACAGGAACCCGAAgcggttctcatcgaacagggtGACGACTCCAGTGCTGGACTCGGTGAAGCCATGTGAGGTAGAAGTGTgcacgccatagaaacacatcctgcaggttcgggggtagttctggtccaTTGAGCGCACGCGCtcaggcagaacaaacgggacaggctgctcctccgcagctgcagccccggactccctgacgctgggctgggcagggctctgccagccatggccctcgctttcctcagtcccgtcttcttgctgctgctgctgctgctgctcccaggtCACCTGCTCGGCAATCTCCTGGACCACGCGGGAGAGCTCGTCGACGTCCCagaagatctcgccatctcgcaTCTCgatgcggcgcatgaggtggatTTGTAATGTCTGGAATAAGGTTCCGGTGATCTCCGTGACCCTGGCACACTTcccgtggaagctgagcatggcgATCATCGGGCCATAGCGATTGGATCTGcattggaagaggcctggcctgatgaggtcgtccgggtggctgggcgggaggtagaggcggcggtaggtcTGGCAGTCATACTGCTGTCTGTCCTCCTGCACCAGCATCCGCCCCCATTCCACCCGAAACTGCATTAGGAAATCATTCAGGTGGTCTGTCTTCTTGCACCAGGTTTGGAGCCTGTCCTTCCGAATCTGCAGGTGGCGGCCGTGGGGCCTGCGGTggcggccttccatgcactccaccgCGGCTGATTTCCGCTCCGTCAGGCAGATTCGGAAAGCGGGTTTGAATGGCATCGGGCCGTCCACCTGGGTGTGAAGACAAGGCCTGTACGTCCACGCAGTGATGCCTAAGCCGTCCACCGCTGCATACAGCAGTGTTTTAAAACCCTCAGCATCTCgctgccacaatcccaaaatgtgtctgtatgggtGGAGCAGCTTCTCATAGACTTCTCTGTAAGACGTACCCACCGTCTCCAGATTCTGCAAGTTTTCACAAACGCCAAACTCCTCCCGGCAGCGCTGTCTCCAGATGCTGTCAATGTGCAGGATGCGGCGAAATTtggtgcagacctgggccagACTGGCCAGGTCGGTGCCagggagcgaggcgaagatctccaccagcatctccaccggcaggtcctgcaACGAGCAGTGCAGGGGCGGCCTGGGGCTCGCAattcctccactccccgcccaGCAGCACGCTGCGGCATCCGCCTCGAGGTGCTTTTCTGCCGGAGCCTGCTTGCCCTCGGCCGCTGCCGTCTCAGCTGGGCCCCGGGGCTCCTGACGACACCAACATCCCCGCGAAGAGCCCAAGCCGCAGAGGCAAGCGCACTCCTCCATCCTCCTCGCTGAATAGCCACTGCAGAgtgggctgctgctcctcctccacgGGCTTTTAAGCTGGCTGGGTCCGCCCTAAAGCCCAGCCACGCCCTCCAGGGcctagccacgccccctcagagaagagccaattgtaggactttaaacccatacccattaacagtcacctccctttcccagtgccccctccctgtcctcccgccctagcctcaggcagtcactaatctgctatctttttttaaaatttttttaattaaatctttattgttcagattattacatttgttcctcttttttcccccataattcccctcctcccagtttcccccccccaccctccgccctcactccccatccactgtcctcatccataggtgcacgatttttgtccagtctcttcccgcatctcccacacccctttcccccccaagaatagtcagtccattccctttctatgtccctgattctagtatgatcaccagattatttattcacttgattcttagattcacttgttgatagatgcatgtttgttgttcataatttgtatctttacctttttcttcttcttcctcttcttaaaggatacctttcagcatttcatataatactggtttggtggtgatgaactcctttagcttttccttatctgtgaagctcttcatctgaccttcagttctgaatgatagctttgctggataaagtaatcttggttgtaggttctaggtattcatcactttgaatatttcttgacattcccttctggcctgcaaagtttctgttgagaaatcagctgacagtcgtatgggtactcccttgtaggtaactgagtttctttctcttgctgcttttaaaattctctcttagtcttttgcttttggcattttaattatgatgtgtcttggtgtggtcctctttggattccttttgtttggggttctctgcacttcctggacctgtaagtctatttctttcaccaggtgggggaagttttctgtcattatttcttcaaataggttttcaatatcttgctctctctcatcttctggtacccctataattctgatgttggtacgcttgaagctgtcccagaggctccttacactatcttcgtattttcggattcttttttcattttgcttttctggttgggtgttttttgcttctttgcatttcaaatctttgccttgattcttgcgctcctctggtgtgctgttgggagtctgtatagtattggttatttcagtccatgtatgcttaatttctagttggttctttatcataacatcgagggtctcattacatttcttgaggatctcactacatttatcggcggcttctagacagttcttaagagaccttaaaagtgtggttctgaactcaatatcctccattgacagttctgtcctgtttctttgtctccgcattttttatgctttcttggtgcaccccctaggggtctttgtgcccagtcttgttgtagttaagccttgattgttgtcggcaataccggggggcggggggtgatttgacctccaggctaactggatatgagagtctgctgtgtctgcagtgggagagcttctgtgctggatctctagggcggtgctaatctagcgtttgcctgaggctatctggcaaatggctctgtgcagggcttgggcagggcgggtccccggggatctacagggtgggccagagcgagcagttatggctgctctcagttccgtccctaggggctctgcctcacagagtcccagcaaccgctgcaaacctcagagagaaagctgccttcgagttctgaccgaagccagacagtccctcttctcccgtttgagtctgggtccctagagactcgcccggatctggagctcagagtctgaaactccctcccgattgaaaacaacaaccgtgccctctgcctccagcccactccgtgtgcactccgcaccttagtatttcacttcagcactgcgcctcctctgagtctgggtatgatattctctttcctcctagttgtagaatttccactcagccagccttcctgtagttctggatgatgtccgttccgtcttttagttgttttttgaagtggttgttcgaggcagcaatctccggcgttaacctatgccgccatcttggtttcctctctcAAATTGAGAAAGATTCTGTCAAAAAATCCTGTTTACTATGTTTACTTGTGCCCttcaaaaaataattccaaagcaGGTTTGTTTTGCCCAGTTTTGTGTTTCCATCATGAGAACACATTTGTAAGAATGAGAATCACTCCTATTGAAAATGTACAAAATCATGTCCCATGTTATCATTAAGTTTATATATCCAGTACAGTTATTTGGAAAGGTTTCCAAAAATCTAAAAGAATTCAATAGGAAACGCCTCTCCATTCTCAAACTTCGGTTGTTTAAAGTGACTCCAACTGGACCCAAGCAGTCTATTTTCATCACTGTTCACTGCTCATGTTCACAGCCAGGAAGTGTTCAGTCCCAGGCAGTGCACGCCTGCAGTGATATTTTATCACCTCACTAGCTGAATCCATCGCTCCCCCACCTGTTACCTGATAACACCTCTCACATACCCCATCACAACACCTACCAGACTACATAACAATTATACGTCCTGTGTCCGTTTCCTCCCAGAGCATGGGGTTTTTGAGAGTGGGACCATATTTCTCATCTTTTATTCTAAACACTTAGCATGGTGCTTGGTACATAGGAAGTAGCTGATATCAGTAAACATTGATTAAACAAATGCATCTCAGCCCAAATCTGCTTTCTTAGTATCTCAGTGAAAAACTATATTGTCTAAAAATGTATGGTCTTGAACAATGgcatattttgaaaatgtgatttccaaatgaagaaactaaaaaatgCTTATGTTTATATcacaatttttgaaaattataatttgtGCAGAACCTCTAAAGTTTGcgataaatacatttaaaatgaaattcaatAATGATATACTGCTATGCACCCATTAGCAGTAATTAATAATTCTGACAATACCTACTGGGACTTCCAAATATCACTGATGTGAATGCAAAATTgtacagccactttagaaaacagtttgtcagtttcttacacattttaacatatatttatcatGTGACACATAAATTCCACTCATAGATAGCtacaaaagacaaatgaaaactTATTTTCACACAGAACTTGTATACTAATGATTACAACAGCCTCTTCTATCTCCAAGAACTAGAATAACCCAAATGGCCTTCAAGTGGTGAATACATAAGCAAATCATGGCCCATTCTTTAAATGGAATGCTGCTCAGTGATCCACATAACAGTATGAATGAGTCTCATtgcatttttgttgaatgaaataaGCCTGCCCCTAAAGGCCACATAATCTATGATTTCCTGTGTATGACcattagttttctattgttaCCTAACGTTACCACAAAATCAGCAGCTTATACTTCTCTGTATGTCAGAAGTCCAAGGCAGGTTCAGTTGAGCTCCGGTTAGGATCTCACAGGCTAAAACAAGATGACATCTGGACTGGGCTCTTCCTGGACTTTTGGAGGAGAACAACTTCCAAAATCATTCAAGTTGTTGGCAGATTTTAGTTCCTTGTGATTGTGTTCAGGTGTTTGGCTTCCTGCTGCCTGTCAGTGAGGGTTTGCTTTCTGCTCCTAGAGGCTTCTTTCAGGTGACCCTCCTTCAACAGCAAGCAGCAGAGGTACCTTGAATCAATTTCCTTCCTGCTTTTTATATCTGATTTCCTTTTCTGTTATCAGCTGACAGAAATTCTCTGCTTTTAAAGGGCTTGTATGATTAGGTCCACCCATATAATGTAGCATAATAAGGAGTTTTTATTACCAGTGGTGACTGCCATCTTAAAATTGTGCCTCCCACAactttctgaaaaaggcaaaactatagggaAAGAAAGCAGATGTGTTGTTGCCAATGGTTAGATGCAGGGGCGGGGCTGACTAATAAGGGACTAAGAGGACAGTGAGAGAAAATTTGAGAGGGTGGAGGAAATGTTCCAAATGTTGATTTTTGTGGTAGCCACATGACTTTCTGAAGTTCTCAATACTCTTAGAACTGTATACCAACAGTAGTGAATTCTACTGttccttcattaaaaaaaaagttgaaaaagaaaaaaatagaccaaATTTTAAGACATCTTTTCCTTCTAAGACTGAGCCACCTTAAATATCATTCTAAGTGAATTTGAACTTAGTTTTTCCTATTCTTGATCATCTTGGGTACAGTCTAAAGGACAGATTAATTTGTAACAACATATTTTCATTAGAAAACCTAGATGCAAATAGCAGAATCCTTCAATAATACATTTCCATTCTAGCTCACATTTTTACTAGGAATTCTTATTCAACTTTCAAATCTTTCAAATAAGCCTTTCCCTCTACTCCAATTCCTGATTGTTCTCTCCTGTGAACATCAAAAACAACACTTGATTTTATGTCATCAGTTATTTCTTATATTGGAACTTTATCTTCCTCCCCATTTTGGATAATTACACCTTCAGAGTATAAACCCTGAAGTCTAATAACTA is drawn from Myotis daubentonii chromosome 3, mMyoDau2.1, whole genome shotgun sequence and contains these coding sequences:
- the LOC132229352 gene encoding F-box only protein 31-like; the encoded protein is MEECACLCGLGSSRGCWCRQEPRGPAETAAAEGKQAPAEKHLEADAAACCWAGSGGIASPRPPLHCSLQDLPVEMLVEIFASLPGTDLASLAQVCTKFRRILHIDSIWRQRCREEFGVCENLQNLETVGTSYREVYEKLLHPYRHILGLWQRDAEGFKTLLYAAVDGLGITAWTYRPCLHTQVDGPMPFKPAFRICLTERKSAAVECMEGRHRRPHGRHLQIRKDRLQTWCKKTDHLNDFLMQFRVEWGRMLVQEDRQQYDCQTYRRLYLPPSHPDDLIRPGLFQCRSNRYGPMIAMLSFHGKCARVTEITGTLFQTLQIHLMRRIEMRDGEIFWDVDELSRVVQEIAEQVTWEQQQQQQQEDGTEESEGHGWQSPAQPSVRESGAAAAEEQPVPFVLPERVRSMDQNYPRTCRMCFYGVHTSTSHGFTESSTGVVTLFDENRFGFLCLQERAFSLFGRVQNTFRNAEAPSPQAFLEMLSSIQS